From the genome of Methylocystis echinoides:
CAAAACCCTCGAGAGATTCAACGATCTCGGCTCCAACTTCATGCGGGGCCCGCTCATGTAGAAGAAGGGCATCCACGTAGTCGGTCCTCAACCGCCGCAAACTTTCCTCCAGGCCACGCCGAAGAATGACCCGGTCAAGTTTCTCACGCCCGGAAGCCAAGGCACCTCCAATACGCGCGGAGGTCTCTCTGAGGCGGCCCACGCGTTGAAGCAAGGGCCGTACTGTGGAACGGACCACTGAAAGCTGATAACCCCAACGGGGGCGAGGCACGCCCACCTTGGTCGTGATCGTAATGCGATGACGACGACGGCTGAGCGTAGCGCCTACTACGTCCTCAGCTAGACCAAGACCATAGCTCGGCGCAACGTCGAAATGGCGGATCCCCGCGTCAAACGCCGCATCGACAAGGCGCGCACTCTCGCCTGCGCTCGCACCGCCAACCAAGAACGCGCAGCCAAAGCCGATCCGTGATGTTTCAATATTAGAGCCTGGGAACCTCGTCACAAAACACTCCTCGTCAAATGCTCACCAAGCCGAATGCCCAAGGATATAGCCGTAAGCGTGGGATTTTCAAAACCGGTTGTCGGAAACGTCGCTGCGCCAGCTACGTAGAGATTCGTACTTCCGTGCACGCGCAGGTTCGCGTCAACCACCCCTTCTTCGGGAGTAAATCCCATACGCACGCCCCCCATCTGATGATAGGCATCATCGGCCGTGTCTAGAAACGTAGCTTCTCCTTTCGCCAAACGGTCGTCAATCTCCACCTCGGCAAGGCCCTGCTTCCAAAGCTGGTTACGGATCGCTTTGGCCAGGAATGCCATCGACTCCAACTCTCGGCCATCGAGCGCCCAGTTCAATTGCACGAGCGGGATCCCGTTGGCATCCAACCGATCGCCTATGGTGACGCAACTCTCCCTTATGGGGATTTGCTCGCAGGTTAGCCGAAGCCGGATCCCTCTGTCCGAAAGGCTGAGGATCCGATTTGAGCGAACGTATCGGGTCACCAGTGGAAACATTACTCGGCCCAATTGCCAAACGTGAAACGGTGCACTCATGGCATCCTTTGGCCAGCGACCGTGGAGAATCGCCTTCGCAAACGCCTTAAAATTCTGTAGATGGTCCTCTAGTAGAGAATCAAATATCATATGCCCAGCTACACCGACCATATGATTTGTTCGCTGCGATAGTGCCGACAGCTTGAGCCTCGGAAAGTACTTAACATTATCTAGGATCGCACTATCGAAGACGTCGTGGAAACGAGCCTTGTCAAGAGGACGTACCCTCCCTACAAAAGCGTCAATATGATCAGTGAAATACGAGCCCAGCAGATTATTTTCAGACCACGTTGCGAATCGACCTCTGGACAGGCGGGTTTTCAACAGGCGAATAGTCTCAACGGTTCCCGTAGCCAAAACGAAACATGAGGCACTGGCGAGTCCAACTTTTCCTGCTTGATTTACGAAGGCAAGGCTATTGATAGTACCGTCTGGCGACGCGTCAATCTCTGTAACTCTGGCGTGAAGCACGATCCGGGGTCCCGCTTTCGCCGAAAGCTCAGGGAAGAAAAGCGTTCCAAAATTTGGTTGACGGAGCCATTGCGTGAGGAGCGGCTCGATCTCCTCGCTCCAGTCTACGATTGGGATGCCAAGCTTTGACCATAGGCTTGCGCTTGGGACTAGCGGATCCTTCGCGTTGATCAACGCCGCAGCTTCTTGATAATAATAAGCAAGGCTGTCTGCACTTATGGGCCACTTTGCGCTCGAAACCCAGGGGCGGTGCTCGAAAACAATGGGATCAAACGGCACTAGTTGTCCGCCCCAAGCCGTAGTAGTCCCTCCAAGGCTGCTAAAGCGACCGGTTTCCAATCCTGCAAAAGGACGTCCCGTGGAAATCGCATTCCGCAAGAACGCCTGTGATCGTTCTTCCACCGATTCCCCGCCTGCTTCCAGCAGGACGACACTTTTCCCTGCTCGATAAAGGCATATCGCCACGGCGAGACCAACCGCCCCCGCCCCCACCACCACCACGTCAGATTCCAGCTCGCCGCAATCGAATTGTTCAAAATCAGATATCATGTGTCTGTCTATCCGCCAAATCTATTGCAATGCGTTGCACCTTTTCCGCGTAGTTCGCGAAGCTGAGCCTTTCAGCAAACCCTCGAGCATTTGCCTTCCAAGAGGCCAACAGTTCCGGTGAATCAATTATAGTCCTTATTGCGCTCAGCAGTTCCTCTACATTGAGCTGTTGTAGAGTCCATCCCACTGATGAATCAATCACAACGCCGGTGTTCTTAGATTGGATTATGCCGAGCCCTGAAGCCAGCGCCTCGTATATCGAAATTGCTGACCCTTCAAAATAGCTGGGAAAAAGCAAACAATCTCCGTGCTCGAGGAAGCAAGACACCTCGTCGCGCCTGACCGTCGGCACGATTTCTACGCGGTCTGCGAAAGGCGCGAACACTTCTCTTGGAACCTGCAGCGAACCAAGAATTGTGAGGTGGGCCGCGGATTTCTCAATCTTCTCAAAAGCGCGTAAAATCAGATGAATACCCTTCCGCGGGCCTGCCTGTCCGACGAATATGAAGCGGACGGGCCTCGCAACCGACGGAGTCTGTGAGCTTCTTGTTGTTTGTGGAAAGAAAACATCATCAAAACAATAGGGAACGACTTGCAGTTTCGCCTCGAGCTCCGGTCTCGCAGTTACGATGCTTTCGCGGCAAAACTCAGAACCGGCCAGAATTCTATCTGCTAAATCGTACTCATGGTCTTGCCTGTCTATCGTAGACATTGGCAACCGGAACTTTCGCGTTTCGAAAAACTCTGGGAACTCCTCATAAACTTCTGCTATGATTTTGTTGAAAACGCGCGGGTCTCCTATAGTCTTATCTAGCACTGTTTGCACGTTTTGTTTTTTGGCTTGAGCGAATGCTTCGAGACAGCAACCGTCATATCCCCAAAGAACATCTATCGGTTCCGCGTTCAATATACTAGCAACCCTTTTCGCTAGATACTTATTGCTGACCTTGTTTAGCTTCTTCGCGGATTCAGCAAATCCAAAGCGCCGAGCCACTCTAAAGGCCCATTCGTATATCCCGGACGTTTGCACCAAAGCAGCGTCAAGGTCGGGATGATAAAACCGCTTAAAGTCTCTATGCAACAAATCCCGGAGTCGTCCCGGGGCATAGGCCTCGATACGATACGGCCACTTCTGCGGCTGGTAAAAGATAGACGTGACGTACCATTCAAGCATCCCCCGTTTTGCAAATGCACGAGCCGTTTGCCACGAATGTTGCGTCCCGGGGTGAAACACCCCAACCCGGGGTAAACTCACAATCTGCCTCCAAGCAGTAGCGGAAGAATCATTCGAGTTGGATCCCCCATTTCACTAGGGCATGGTGGGCCTCCGCTTAGCGTTATTCTCACTTTTGCAGTTGCCAAACGCGAACCCAATCTACTCGCAATGGCTGATCCATTCCCGATCCAATGATGATCACCAAGTGCTGTCTATCGATTATACTAAAGATTGCATCTCCGGTTGGAGGAGGAGGAGTTCCCTCTTGGTATTTGCTCCAGCTCACACGCGAACGCGTTGGAAGGCCGTCAAAGTAATTTTGGATGTACCCCTTTGAATTCGGTTCGGACGTTGCTGGGATCCATAACTGTGCGATCCGGTGGAACTCTCTCCAATTTACGACCTCTCTAATATGCACCACATGGTTGTCAAAACGGGAAGGCTTGCCGAAATTGCCAATCCTACAAAAGCCCTCGGAGCAGGTTTTACGCCATTTACCATACCAGTCGAGCATCGTGCTCGTAAAAGAGTTGGGACCCGCCCATGCTGAGATGTTATATTCAAATAAGTCATCCTCCGCGAAGTGCTCGAACTCTGGCTCTTGATCCTCCCAATGATCTGCGCCGTTCAACGTGAGCTTCTCGATCGCAATGCTCCAAAAAGCGGGCCAGCCTCTCTCGGCATTGCTCAGATTCGGTGAGAAGGAGATTCGCGCCTCGACAAAAAATCCCCCGCCGAACGCCTGGCCAACGTATCCAGTTCCATTTTGACTTGGCCCCGCAGAAGCCAAACTCCAATTGGTAGAGTCGGTGGGGGTTAGGGTAAGGACCCCATCCTTGACGACTAGTGATTCCGGCGGCGTCGGAACATGGCCTTTGATAAACTTTGTTAGATACCATCGATAACCGGGCTTGCCCGTGCGATTGAGATCTATCCCTGCGTTATCTATGAAATCATCCTCGAAAACTTTCCTGTAACCTGACGCGGACGGATCATTTGGATCAAATTGATCCAATGGGCTGGCCCAGGCAAATTGCAGGGCAAAGCGCCACAATGCGCAGAGAAGCGAGAAGGCACGGAGACCGAATCTCATGAACATATTCTTATTCTTGCTCAGCGTTGCTATTCAAGGTCTAGGCAAGGAAACGCATAAGCTCACCCCTAGAGCACCTAACACCGAACTGGATGTGGGCAGGAGGACGGAGCCCAGGGGGATCAATCTGCTGCTTCCCTCCTTGACCTCATTATTTTTTTACCCCGAGGTCGTCGCTGACTTTAAGTGAGCTGACATGAAGGCGGTTGGTGCCCAGGTCTAGGGCGCACCTGGTGTTAACGGCCGGCACCCACTCGCCATCGCGCATGAGTTTACGGAAGGTATCTAGACAAGTGCAACGTGGCTAAAAATAGACGATCCCCCGTAAATCTCGTAGATACGGGCCGCAGCCGAGGTAACAAATTCTCCTCAAGCCACGAACGGCCGTTGAAGATTTTTCGCAAGAGTTGTCGCGGTGTGTGCCCCGATGGACCTTCGCCGCTTCGATCCACCGACCCCTAAAATCAGGTTGATTAGTATCCTTTGCAAAATCATAAGCGGCCATTTAGCGACGTTTTTTCTATTATTTCAACCTTCTGCAAACAAAAAAAACTTGGGAGTTTGCCCACCATGGAATCGGTAGCGGGGAGTAGAGCTCAGTCTCTATCACAAAGCTTTTGCAAAGAGTTTTCCGCAACAACCTGAAATCAAATCCTTTGTGAGTAGGTCGCCGATCCTCGGGCCGCTGCACATCGCAGCAGACTAACCCTAACAAAATCTCCGACGTTGAGTAGTCGGACCGTCTTTGAAATAAAATAGTCCTACTCAGCTCCTTGATAGGGAGTGCCGCTCCAATCATGATCGGCACGGAAATAATCAGCTTTCCATCGGCACGAAGCTTTTTTTTACAATCGGCTAAAAATATGTCGATCTGATCGTCTGTCAGATGCTCACAAACTTCTAGAGCAGTTATTACATCAAATTCCCTAGGAGTTCCTCTAAGATCGGAGATATATTGTATCCGCGGGTCCGCCGATGGTGGCATATAAGGCTCAATCGCGTAGAGTACGGCATCTACTCTTACATCTCCGAGAGCGCTTAAGAAATAGCCATTTCCAGCGCCAAAATCCGCAACAGCGCCTCGGCATGGAAGATGCTTATCAGCTAACAAGATGGATTTCGATAAGCGAGTCCTATGAGCGAAGCGAGCGATGGGATTGGGCGAGTTTACCGTTTGTCTATCATACGTCACCATATCACCCGCTCCTCACTGAGATCCGTCTTCAGTCATAAGAACATGCCAACCATGCCAAGCCAGATAATCCTCGTCGTCTTGGCTTTGTAAGCCTCCTAAAATGGACTTCGGATTTCAATCATTTCTTTGTAATCATTGACTTCTTGGCTATTATGTTGCGTAACAAGTTCTGTCTTGGCGCACAAAAGTAAGAAAAGCACGGATAGTGGATTGCCGATAGCAATCAGGTATCTGTTGAAGACCGATTCCGCAACGGTATATGTTATTAACATCAGAACCCCCGTATAAAGGCGCCATTCTCTTCCTTGCGGTGCTCTTATTTGACGCCAAAGCCGAGATATCAATCTGCATATCGAAAAGATGAGAACCGTACCTACCAGAATCCCCGAATCTAACATAATTGTTAAGTAGGAGTTCTCCGTGTTGAATCCGAGTAACTCATAGGACGAGGATCGCAACCCCCCCCCCAAGAACAGCTGAATTGGGTCGCTAAATAGTCTGTCCAGAGCCATTTGCCACAGCTCAAGGCGCCCAGAGCCGCCCGAACCGATACCTCTTTGTTCGGAAGAGAGTTCAAATATCTCGCTGAGATAATCGAAGAGCGATTGAGTCTTTAATAGAACAACGATAAAGGCAAGGGCTATTGTGCCACCTATCACCTTGGCACCTATTCGTTTCAGGTTCGCGAGAGATGCGATTGCCACGGCAAGCGCCAACGCCAGAAATGACGCACGTGAAGATGATGCCATCACAATTTGGAGGCTCAGCAGGGAAGCGCCAGCAAACAGGAGCCTATTCTTTCCTGTCGAAACCAGCGCCTGCGTTATCAGAACTGCAACTCCTCCCCCAAATATAAAGCCCGCCAAATTCGGATGCAAACCGAAAGGAGCATATCGCAAAGCCCAACGATTATCTAAGCTGATATTTAGAGCGTCAAACATCTCCTGGCGCGTGAGCAGGAAGCAAGCTGAAATCATGGCCAAGTAGGAATACGTGGCACCTGATAGAATGTCACTGAGCGTTACTGTTCGAGCCACTACTATAGCAAGGCAAATAACATATAGGAAGGTCAACGAGTATAAGGACGTGTACTCTACTTCAGAAAAGATGGAAATTGCCATTGAAAGAGAAGCTGCAATTAACATAACGGTTTCAAATAAGCTTAACGGTTTTCGATCTATACCCTCCCGAAGCACTGCTACACTTGCCATCATCGTGATTATCCCAATGCCCCCAAGCTGGAATAACATTGCGCTCCCCGCCTCAGCGTTAGCGAAGAGAAGGACGAATAGAGCTAAAGATAAAAGATACTTGGTCATATCATCGAGCTCGCTCAAGCGCCCAATAGGTAGATTCAATGTGTCAGACACGTTTATTAAGAACGGCCTCCGCTACGTGATCCGCTATAACATTTTCTGGCGGTCGACAAAATCTGCCAGCCGCTGCATGGCGAGCATCTGCTGGCACCACATTCCACTCCAGCGAACGCTCTACGACCGCGCGGAATCAGCACGCTCGCAGAGCGAGATGCTGTGACAGCCTCTGTCAACGAAGAAAGCAAAGCTGCGAAGTTCAAAGACCTCTCACCTGGCGCGTTGCAAAACAAGATTCTATAGAGGATTAAAGATAATTTCCTTAGCCAGCGGATGTAGATTGATCGCCGGCGATCAGCTGATAGAGACTAATTTCCTGGCATTTTGCTTCGTTCGCAAGTTCCAGGAAGCGGCAACGGGCAGCTGCGCGCTGTGAGCATCGAAAGGTCTCGTCTCTGGTCCACTCACGTACATATCTGTCCGTAAAGCTTATGAAATCAGAGGCGCCAACGCCCGTCCCCAGCGGCGAGATAATTTCCTGAATGTAGCCATGATCAGTGGCAAGCACGGCGACGCCGTGGCTCAGAGCTTCAAGTATTACGAGCGGCTGCGCCTCAAAGCGGTATCGGGACGGGAAGAGAAACAAGTCTATACTCGAGAAAAAGCGATCCTTCGCTTCCCCCGATACCGACCCAAGCTCGATCAGAGCATCCCCAAACTTCAAACGGGCGGCTGCAATCAAAGCATGTGCACGTTCGTCAACAATTGGGCCTGCGAGCAATAACTGTGCATCTAGGCCGTCAGAATATATCGACTCGAACGCGTCAAGAACAGTATCCAAGCCTTTTTCTATCGTAAGATTAGATAGGAACCCCATAGTGAGCATCCCATTCTTATCAATGCGCTCGTGCTTCTCGCAAGCGAGAATGTGGCTCGCGTTGTGGGCCACAACGGTCTGAGCGCTATTATAATGCAATTTCAAGTCCTTTGCCATCTGCTCTGATAGCACTATGTGAAGAGACCTCTCACCTGCCAGCCGACAAAGTGTAGCGAACCGTAAATCATAAGACTTAATGTACGACGAGGCGTGGTGGTGAAGGAACAGCTTGTAACCAAACAATCTGGCGAAGGTGACAGTCAGGAAGTTATAAAACATGCCCAATCCTGGTTCGATCACCGTGTAAAAGCTCCGCTTTTTATAACTAGTGTTATATAGCAATACTAACGGTGAAAAGCATGTCCGTATGATGCGCCGAAAATGGTAAGTTCTTGTTCGTCGGTGGTTGCGAGGAGAGGTATCAACAAGCTTTATAGCGACACGCGTCGACCTTTTTAGTCCTGAGACGATGCTCTCGTTGATAATCGTCTGGCCGTTTATGGGTGGAGGCAAGGCTAGCACTGCAACGACGACACCGCCGGTGTTATGATGATACCCTTCAGAATTTCGCATCAAAAGCTCTCGCCCCGCACAATTGTCCTACTCCGGCAGCGAACCGCGACACGTCTCCCTGGTTCGCAGCCTTTAGCGCCTCCGTCGCGACCCTCTCCCAAAGCGCTCGGTTCGAAGCGACTAAATCCATAAAGAAGGCGAGCCCCTCCGGATCATCTGGGCCGATGAGAAAGCCATTTATGCCAGAACGCAGTATTTCGTCCCGGGCACCAGATTCTGGCGAGTAGATCACGGGAACCCCCAAGGCTTGCGCCTTGATCACGACCAGCCGGGATTGCTCCTCAGCACCCACAAGCAGCAACGCAAGTGTGCTCGCCAACGCACGCGAGCATGAATGCGAACGGACAGTGCCTCTGAAAACTATTAACTCGTCAAGCTCCAATGAAGTAACCTTTTCTCTGAGCCGAGCTTCTAACGCTCCGATTCCGAAAAGGTGAAGTGGGCGAGGGTTTGAGCTTTTTTTTGCATAGAGAGCATAACCATCTATGACAGACGGAAGTCTCTCTTCTGTGCCAAAGCCTGAGATGACGGAGAAGTGGCGGGAAGAAAACGGGACGCCACGTGGCGCGGGTTCAGTTTCTGCGAGCCCGCGGATGCGCTCTAAAGATAGCGAGTCATATCCATAAGCGATGCGGTCCGCTCGGAAGCGCATAAACTTCATATACTCCTCGACCCGCCTGCTGGTGATGAGCGCGCCATGGTATGGCAGGAACACCAAACCCTTCAAAACTTCTCCCCACGCGCGTCTTGGCATGTCGTCGAACTTCGAATCAGTCATTATGTATACGTGACAACCCCTAAGTCTCAGTGCGAGAGCGGCTAAAAAAACTTCTGGTGCTTCATAATGACGGAAGAAGAAGTCTGCTGAGCCTATTGACCACGTTGCCTTGAGCAGACTAACTAGACGACGCACTAGGGAAACTTTGGCTGCACCGGAATTTCGAAATACGGTAAACTTTTGAAACCTGTTTGGACCCGGCGATGACCAAGCACTGGGGTCGCTGCTTTCAGCAAGCTCCAATGCTATCACCACTCTATGACCCGCGTAGTGTTCCGCGACAGCGTCACAGCGATCTGCCTGTATTGGACCGAAGCTATCCCAAACGAATACGAGCGGCTTTCGCCTGCGTTCCCTTCCACATGGGTATTCCGTAATGTAACGTCTTACGTAGTTAGTGGGAAAAGACATGGCAGAGCGTTCACCGCACTTTCGGGATTTCACTAGCTCACCCTCGGACGGCTATCCAGAGGCCCAATCAGCGAATTGACACCTTCAACAAATCTCTCCACGTCGCCGCGCCGTGCACTCTGTCGCGCTGCCAAGGCCATCGCCCTCCACAGGCCTTCATCCTCGGATAGAAGCGACATGAAATAGGCGTAACCAGGAGCGTTGTCTGACTCCGCTACGAAGCCATTCACCCCAGACTGCACCATTACTTCCCACGCCCCGCAACGGTCAGAAATGATGACTGGCAGCCCGGTCGCTTGTGCTTCGATAACAACGTTTCCGAACTGCTCTTCTATGCTTGTCAGTATCAGCGCAAGGGTCGTTGAGTACATTTCTGAGACACCCTCGATTTGCAGCGCACCTCTGAAAATGACGTTATGGGACAAGCCTAAGTCGGAAACGAGCTTGCGCAATGCTGGTTCATCTGGACCATAGCCCGCAATATGCAATGCGCGTGGCTGCGGGACAAGTTTGACATATTCTCCATAGGCCTCAATCGCTGTAGCCAAATTCTTCTTTGGAACGAATCGCGCGATGATTGAAAAGTGGCGATCGGAAAAAGGAGCTCCCTCTGGAGCCGGAGGCGCTTCGCAGAGGCGTTGAATGCGTTTGACCGAAACAGTATTATACCCCAGAGCAATCCGTGATTGTGACATTCCCAAGAATTCAAGATAGCTCCTACTTCCCTCTCCAGCTACCAGCGCGCCCTCGTACGGTAATAGGAACAAGGCCTTTGCAAGTTCCCTAAGCCGGAAACGCTCCTTGTCCTCAAACCTAGAATTATTCATGACAAAGACATGTCGTCCGCGCATCCGTGATATCGCGGCCGCCGCCCAGATAGCTGGGAGTTCATAGTGGCAAAAGAACACGGCAGATGGGTTGATTTCGCTTATTGCTCGGACAAGGGACTGGGTTAACCTAAGTTGGCGTTGATAGAGCGGAAGTCCATTAGGGAAGAGGGTGACTTTTTCGAACGTTCGAGCTTTTGATGAGGGCCATATGTACGTTTCGCTCTTTCCGAATATCTCGACCCCGATGAGCAAAGCGCGGCCGCCCCATTCATGCACTAAGGCGTCGCACCTGTCGATATGCATCGGTCCAAAATTATCCCATACGAATGCAATTTTTTTCAATTTCAGCTCGCTGCCGCCGCCTTGGTTGCACCCTAGCCCGGTTAATGCATCGAAATGAGAGGTTAGGGGCCCTGACCCACCTCGACGCGCGGCAGAAATAAGAGGTCCGCCTGCGTAGGCCCGTATTCTTTTGTGGTCGACATATTGAACACCCCGCGTAGCTCAAATTGGCGCTGGGCCAAGTACTGAATGATTTCCGTTGCGCGGGGCTGCCCTTTGTAGAGTTCGACGAAAGACACTTCGCAATAGATGGCATCAATGAAGCGCAGTATTTGTTCTGCACCCATTAGCACTTCCAGTTCAGCACCTTGGACGTCGAGTTTCATTAGTATAGGTCGCTTGAACGTCTCAACGTCAATGATCTCCGGGAGCCGAGCAACAGGGACAAGCATCGATGCCTTAGTCCGTATCCCATAAGCCTTCTCCTGGCCCAAATCGGGTTCCAAGAGTGAGGACGAGTCAGCGCGCGCTGTGACGAAGAAGTTCGCACTACCCGTGACGTCCCCAAGCGCGGTAGCATGAAGTTGAGCGCGCCTTCCAATTAGCGACCGGTAGATTTGGAGTTCCCGGTCCAAAGGCTCGAAAGCTTGAATTTCAATTGAAGGAAACAAGTACCGCGCCATCAGTGAGAATTGCCCCTTGTTAGCGCCGATATCGATCAGCGTCCTTGGCGCGAGCCGTTTAATCGCCCCGATATGTTCGACCGCTGGCATGACTCCCTTTGCAAGGGCTGGCCAAAACGACGGCGTCATCGCAGCCTTAAGATATTTGATGAAACGATTTATGGTCTGAGGCTCCAAAACTGCACCCTTGGAAAGAGGGGATTTGCGCGAGCTTATCTAACGCGACGCACCCGCAAGCTTCTAAAGCTCAACATCGACCCTAAGGCCGGTTCCAACGTCCGAGTCATCCTCCGCGGCTTCAAATAGCTCTCGTTCGAACATCGGCAATAATTGCGTGGCATCTAACATATCAGCAAGCATCAATCCTCTCTCTACCATCGAAGAAAGCTCTTCTTCTC
Proteins encoded in this window:
- a CDS encoding glycosyltransferase family 4 protein, whose product is MKKIAFVWDNFGPMHIDRCDALVHEWGGRALLIGVEIFGKSETYIWPSSKARTFEKVTLFPNGLPLYQRQLRLTQSLVRAISEINPSAVFFCHYELPAIWAAAAISRMRGRHVFVMNNSRFEDKERFRLRELAKALFLLPYEGALVAGEGSRSYLEFLGMSQSRIALGYNTVSVKRIQRLCEAPPAPEGAPFSDRHFSIIARFVPKKNLATAIEAYGEYVKLVPQPRALHIAGYGPDEPALRKLVSDLGLSHNVIFRGALQIEGVSEMYSTTLALILTSIEEQFGNVVIEAQATGLPVIISDRCGAWEVMVQSGVNGFVAESDNAPGYAYFMSLLSEDEGLWRAMALAARQSARRGDVERFVEGVNSLIGPLDSRPRVS
- a CDS encoding glycosyltransferase produces the protein MTDSKFDDMPRRAWGEVLKGLVFLPYHGALITSRRVEEYMKFMRFRADRIAYGYDSLSLERIRGLAETEPAPRGVPFSSRHFSVISGFGTEERLPSVIDGYALYAKKSSNPRPLHLFGIGALEARLREKVTSLELDELIVFRGTVRSHSCSRALASTLALLLVGAEEQSRLVVIKAQALGVPVIYSPESGARDEILRSGINGFLIGPDDPEGLAFFMDLVASNRALWERVATEALKAANQGDVSRFAAGVGQLCGARAFDAKF
- a CDS encoding methyltransferase domain-containing protein, which translates into the protein MVTYDRQTVNSPNPIARFAHRTRLSKSILLADKHLPCRGAVADFGAGNGYFLSALGDVRVDAVLYAIEPYMPPSADPRIQYISDLRGTPREFDVITALEVCEHLTDDQIDIFLADCKKKLRADGKLIISVPIMIGAALPIKELSRTILFQRRSDYSTSEILLGLVCCDVQRPEDRRPTHKGFDFRLLRKTLCKSFVIETELYSPLPIPWWANSQVFFVCRRLK
- a CDS encoding glycosyltransferase; translation: MFYNFLTVTFARLFGYKLFLHHHASSYIKSYDLRFATLCRLAGERSLHIVLSEQMAKDLKLHYNSAQTVVAHNASHILACEKHERIDKNGMLTMGFLSNLTIEKGLDTVLDAFESIYSDGLDAQLLLAGPIVDERAHALIAAARLKFGDALIELGSVSGEAKDRFFSSIDLFLFPSRYRFEAQPLVILEALSHGVAVLATDHGYIQEIISPLGTGVGASDFISFTDRYVREWTRDETFRCSQRAAARCRFLELANEAKCQEISLYQLIAGDQSTSAG
- a CDS encoding FkbM family methyltransferase, whose translation is MEPQTINRFIKYLKAAMTPSFWPALAKGVMPAVEHIGAIKRLAPRTLIDIGANKGQFSLMARYLFPSIEIQAFEPLDRELQIYRSLIGRRAQLHATALGDVTGSANFFVTARADSSSLLEPDLGQEKAYGIRTKASMLVPVARLPEIIDVETFKRPILMKLDVQGAELEVLMGAEQILRFIDAIYCEVSFVELYKGQPRATEIIQYLAQRQFELRGVFNMSTTKEYGPTQADLLFLPRVEVGQGP
- a CDS encoding glycosyltransferase family 4 protein; translated protein: MLEWYVTSIFYQPQKWPYRIEAYAPGRLRDLLHRDFKRFYHPDLDAALVQTSGIYEWAFRVARRFGFAESAKKLNKVSNKYLAKRVASILNAEPIDVLWGYDGCCLEAFAQAKKQNVQTVLDKTIGDPRVFNKIIAEVYEEFPEFFETRKFRLPMSTIDRQDHEYDLADRILAGSEFCRESIVTARPELEAKLQVVPYCFDDVFFPQTTRSSQTPSVARPVRFIFVGQAGPRKGIHLILRAFEKIEKSAAHLTILGSLQVPREVFAPFADRVEIVPTVRRDEVSCFLEHGDCLLFPSYFEGSAISIYEALASGLGIIQSKNTGVVIDSSVGWTLQQLNVEELLSAIRTIIDSPELLASWKANARGFAERLSFANYAEKVQRIAIDLADRQTHDI
- a CDS encoding O-antigen ligase family protein; its protein translation is MTKYLLSLALFVLLFANAEAGSAMLFQLGGIGIITMMASVAVLREGIDRKPLSLFETVMLIAASLSMAISIFSEVEYTSLYSLTFLYVICLAIVVARTVTLSDILSGATYSYLAMISACFLLTRQEMFDALNISLDNRWALRYAPFGLHPNLAGFIFGGGVAVLITQALVSTGKNRLLFAGASLLSLQIVMASSSRASFLALALAVAIASLANLKRIGAKVIGGTIALAFIVVLLKTQSLFDYLSEIFELSSEQRGIGSGGSGRLELWQMALDRLFSDPIQLFLGGGLRSSSYELLGFNTENSYLTIMLDSGILVGTVLIFSICRLISRLWRQIRAPQGREWRLYTGVLMLITYTVAESVFNRYLIAIGNPLSVLFLLLCAKTELVTQHNSQEVNDYKEMIEIRSPF
- a CDS encoding FAD-dependent oxidoreductase: MISDFEQFDCGELESDVVVVGAGAVGLAVAICLYRAGKSVVLLEAGGESVEERSQAFLRNAISTGRPFAGLETGRFSSLGGTTTAWGGQLVPFDPIVFEHRPWVSSAKWPISADSLAYYYQEAAALINAKDPLVPSASLWSKLGIPIVDWSEEIEPLLTQWLRQPNFGTLFFPELSAKAGPRIVLHARVTEIDASPDGTINSLAFVNQAGKVGLASASCFVLATGTVETIRLLKTRLSRGRFATWSENNLLGSYFTDHIDAFVGRVRPLDKARFHDVFDSAILDNVKYFPRLKLSALSQRTNHMVGVAGHMIFDSLLEDHLQNFKAFAKAILHGRWPKDAMSAPFHVWQLGRVMFPLVTRYVRSNRILSLSDRGIRLRLTCEQIPIRESCVTIGDRLDANGIPLVQLNWALDGRELESMAFLAKAIRNQLWKQGLAEVEIDDRLAKGEATFLDTADDAYHQMGGVRMGFTPEEGVVDANLRVHGSTNLYVAGAATFPTTGFENPTLTAISLGIRLGEHLTRSVL